Proteins from one Telopea speciosissima isolate NSW1024214 ecotype Mountain lineage chromosome 1, Tspe_v1, whole genome shotgun sequence genomic window:
- the LOC122652521 gene encoding peroxidase 60-like, which produces MIKILGAVALGLSFILLNFMGLSYGSLQVGFYKGKCGRSDVEAIIRRVVAAHFAKDRTTVAALLRLQFHDCFVTGCDASILLDGLNTEKNSGTNQNVRGYNIIDQAKAAVEKACPGIVSCADIIALATRDSVNMAGGVRYNVPTGRRDGLISNADNVDIPGPQLSVSDAMAFFAQKGLNIFDMVHLFGAHTVGVTHCSFVQDRLFDFQGSGNPDPTMDRRLAASLRKRCPFTATVDSPINLDQNLRSSNTVDNSFYKEILIKRGILQIDEELALDRRTRPIVLELANGTTFPAQFGSAMVKMGSIEVLTGRQGEIRKSCRAVNSRKVKTVHKH; this is translated from the exons TTAGCTTCATATTACTGAACTTCATGGGTTTGTCTTATGGTTCTCTGCAAGTAGGATTTTATAAAGGGAAATGTGGACGTTCAGATGTAGAGGCCATCATTCGACGGGTGGTTGCTGCGCATTTCGCCAAGGACCGAACAACCGTCGCTGCTCTCCTCCGTTTGCAGTTCCATGATTGCTTCGTCACG ggATGTGATGCATCGATACTCCTAGACGGCCTCAATACTGAGAAGAACTCAGGGACGAACCAAAATGTCCGAGGATACAATATCATCGATCAAGCAAAAGCTGCCGTAGAAAAAGCTTGCCCTGGGATTGTCTCCTGTGCTGATATTATAGCCCTTGCAACCAGAGATTCTGTTAACATG GCTGGAGGAGTGAGGTACAATGTACCAACAGGGAGAAGGGATGGTCTCATCTCTAACGCAGACAATGTCGATATCCCTGGTCCTCAGTTATCAGTATCTGATGCCATGGCATTTTTTGCCCAGAAAGGACTCAACATTTTTGACATGGTTCATCTCTTTG GTGCTCACACTGTGGGTGTTACACACTGTTCGTTCGTGCAAGATCGCCTCTTTGATTTCCAAGGCAGTGGAAATCCTGATCCAACCATGGATCGTCGCCTAGCTGCTTCATTGAGGAAGAGGTGCCCCTTCACTGCCACGGTCGACAGCCCCATTAACCTGGATCAGAACCTGCGAAGTTCAAACACAGTTGATAACTCTTTCTATAAGGAGATTTTAATCAAAAGAGGAATTCTTCAAATTGACGAAGAACTAGCTCTTGATCGTCGGACTAGGCCCATTGTGTTGGAGCTAGCCAATGGAACTACCTTCCCTGCACAATTTGGTTCAGCAATGGTCAAGATGGGATCCATAGAGGTCCTTACAGGAAGGCAAGGAGAAATTAGAAAATCATGTCGGGCTGTTAATTCCCGCAAGGTTAAAACTGTACACAAGCATTAA